From a single Pieris napi chromosome 7, ilPieNapi1.2, whole genome shotgun sequence genomic region:
- the LOC125051264 gene encoding UDP-glucosyltransferase 2-like: MGSFYQFWVIFFLNEAQSARILGLFPHPGKSHQIVFDPVMKALAGRGHEITVMTFFPHLVAPENYKEVNLQSLTQPQLDFITIDSYEKPSWIKKIPIVGNIWDQYIQHIDLANHALEICKKMIQFPPVVDTLKKQYDLVIVENFAGDCMLGLISAFGIKAPVVGLSSPQLLPNKARRMGADDNPAYVPIVTSSFSHKMSFFQRVENTIVHYLSDKVYQTLGENERRLIEESFGRRIPDIQELANNQSLILVNSYHVLNGVYPRVPGIVEVGGIHIQPKNDTIPTLIEKYLNESNHGVILFSFGSSLCSSSLSRKTENELIKSFSKLKQRVIWKHSESSEGGSFIGKNILRVKWIPQAQLLQHPKVLALVGHGGLLGIMEAVTFGKPIVAIPVYADHRSNAAAVETAGIGVILPISDLQANNFVRAIEIVLSQRMRERARHVSAMWHDREQLPLDTAVYWTERVIRWGNQSPLSSQSKYLPFYQYALLDVAAFLTLLFTLLLLTLYYLTKYIINFFKNNYLKVVIKEKSK; the protein is encoded by the exons ATGGGTTCGTTTTACCAATTTTGggtgattttttttctcaatgaAGCGCAATCAGCTCGAATACTCGGCTTATTTCCACATCCGGGTAAAAGTCATCAGATTGTTTTCGATCCTGTTATGAAAGCACTAGCAGGACGCGGCCATGAGATCACAGTTATGACATTTTTTCCGCATCTGGTAGCCCCAGAAAATTACAAAGAAGTTAACCTTCAGAGTCTTACCCAACCACAGTTAGATTTCATTACgatcgattcttatgaaaaacCGAGTTGGATCAAGAAAATACCAATCGTTGGGAACATTTGGGATCAGTACATACAGCATATAGATTTAGCTAATCATGCGTTAGAAATATGTAAGAAGATGATACAATTCCCACCAGTAGTCGATACGTTGAAGAAACAGTACGATCTCGTGATTGTCGAAAATTTTGCGGGTGATTGTATGCTTGGGCTTATAAGTGCCTTTGGGATCAAAGCCCCAGTCGTCGGTCTGTCTAGCCCTCAGCTTTTACCTAATAAGGCTCGCAGAATGGGCGCAGATGACAACCCTGCGTATGTTCCCATCGTAACCTCATCGTTCTCACATAAAATGTCGTTCTTCCAACGAGTAGAAAACACGATAGTACATTATTTAAGTGACAAAGTATATCAAACGTTAGGTGAAAACGAACGGAGGTTGATAGAAGAAAGCTTTGGAAGGAGAATCCCTGATATTCAAGAGTTAGCAAATAACCAATCGTTGATTCTTGTTAATTCGTATCATGTTTTGAACGGCGTGTATCCCAGAGTACCTGGTATTGTAGAAGTTGGCGGGATTCATATACAGCCTAAAAACGACACGATCCCTACG cttattgaaaaatatctaaatgAATCCAACCACGGAGTCATTTTGTTCAGTTTCGGGTCATCCTTGTGCTCTTCGTCATTATCAAGAAAAACAGAGAATGAATTAATAAAGTCTTTTTCAAAATTGAAACAAAGGGTAATTTGGAAACACTCAGAATCTTCCGAGGGAGGGTCATttattggaaaaaatatattgagaGTGAAATGGATACCACAAGCACAACTATTGC AACACCCAAAAGTCCTAGCACTAGTTGGACATGGTGGATTACTCGGTATAATGGAGGCAGTTACGTTTGGTAAGCCAATCGTAGCAATACCAGTATATGCCGACCATAGAAGCAATGCTGCGGCAGTGGAAACTGCGGGTATTGGTGTGATATTGCCTATTAGTGACCTACAGGCGAATAACTTTGTGAGAGCGATCGAAATTGTCCTAAGTCAAAG AATGCGCGAGAGAGCTCGTCATGTCTCAGCAATGTGGCATGACAGGGAACAACTTCCATTAGATACAGCTGTGTACTGGACCGAGAGAGTAATAAGATGGGGCAACCAGTCACCGCTTTCTTCACAATCGAAATATCTCCCATTCTACCAGTATGCGCTACTAGATGTCGCTGCCTTTTTAACCTTATTGTTTACATTACTTCTtctaacattatattatttaacaaaatatataattaacttttttaaaaataactatctaaaAGTcgtaataaaagaaaaaagtaaatag
- the LOC125051309 gene encoding UDP-glycosyltransferase UGT5-like, producing MRLYILCFITLQFTNNVYTARILGLFPHPGKSHQMVFDPLLRKLAERGHEVTVATFFPLENPPKNYTEINLQSLAELRLESFGAETYEYPSTLMRIPVLGSVLDQYNQHDGLGTLAVTICEKLTRFLPLNKVLKQEYDAVIVERFDSACVHGLLNVYNIKAPVIGISSCTLMPGDAAIMGAEINPSFIPVVTSSFTHKMSFFERLENFLALMLITERYRSTRLKEKAVIEGHFGKKINDLDAEISKMSLLFVNSFFVGNGVYPLVPGIVEVGGIHIDPKNKNIPNHVEKFVAASEHGVILFSLGSQLSSTSISKEKQDIFIRAFSKLKERVIWKYADSAEEGTLIAHNILRVKWMPQNELLKHPKIKAFIGHGGMLGSLEALSAGKPMIIIPVFADQKLNAAALKDRRTAEILSLANLKEEDLDKALKNILSTSMRERARLVSSMWHDRERPPLDTAVYWTERVIRWGNQSPLYSQAKYLPFYQYALLDVAAFVIMFVITLIVTSFYIFKYLFIIVRRKSKEKIN from the exons ATGCGTTTGTACATATTGTGTTTCATAACCCtgcaatttacaaataatgtttataccGCGCGTATTTTGGGCCTGTTTCCACACCCGGGAAAAAGTCACCAGATGGTCTTCGACCCTCTATTGAGGAAACTTGCAGAACGCGGACATGAGGTCACTGTGGCAACGTTTTTTCCACTAGAAAATCCACCGAAAAATTACACAGAAATAAACCTACAAAGCCTCGCTGAATTAAGACTAGAGTCGTTTGGCGCTGAAACTTACGAATACCCGAGCACCCTTATGAGGATACCCGTTCTAGGAAGTGTTCTTGATCAATACAACCAACACGACGGTTTGGGCACGCTGGCAGTGACAATTTGCGAAAAACTTACGAGATTTTTACCcttgaataaagttttaaagcaAGAGTATGATGCCGTAATCGTAGAGCGATTTGACAGTGCGTGTGTTCatggtttattaaatgtttataatataaaagcaCCTGTTATTGGGATATCGTCTTGTACGCTTATGCCGGGCGATGCTGCAATAATGGGCGCTGAAATCAATCCGTCGTTTATACCAGTGGTTACGTCTTCGTTTACTCATAAAATGTCATTTTTCGAACGATTGGAAAACTTCCTCGCTCTAATGTTGATTACAGAAAGATATCGTTCTACTCGGTTGAAGGAGAAGGCGGTAATTGAAGGCCATTTCGGCAAAAAAATTAACGATCTCGACGCGGAAATTAGTAAAATGTCATTGTTGTTTGTTAACTCATTCTTTGTTGGTAACGGTGTTTACCCCCTTGTTCCTGGTATCGTCGAAGTAGGAGGCATTCATATCGACccaaagaataaaaatatacctaat CATGTCGAAAAATTTGTTGCTGCTTCAGAACATGGTGTTATATTGTTCAGTTTAGGATCGCAATTAAGTTCCACATCAATTTCTAAAGAGAAAcaggatatttttataagagcGTTTTCAAAACTTAAAGAACGAGTTATATGGAAGTATGCAGACAGTGCAGAAGAGGGAACGTTGATAGCACATAACATTTTGCGAGTGAAGTGGATGCCacaaaatgaattattaa aacaccctaaaataaaagcttttattgGCCACGGTGGTATGCTAGGATCACTGGAAGCACTATCAGCTGGCAAGCCTATGataataataccagtatttgcCGACCAAAAGCTAAACGCAGCAGCTCTGAAAGATAGAAGGACAGCCGAAATTTTATCTCTAGCAAATTTAAAGGAGGAAGACTTAGACAAAgccttgaaaaatattttgagtaCGAG tatgcGAGAGAGAGCTCGTCTTGTATCTTCAATGTGGCACGATAGAGAGAGACCCCCATTAGACACAGCTGTGTACTGGACCGAGAGGGTAATAAGATGGGGCAACCAGTCACCACTTTATTCACAAGCGAAATATCTCCCATTCTACCAGTATGCGCTCCTAGATGTCGCTGCCTTTGTAATAATGTTTGTTATAACTCTCATTGTTACatctttctatatttttaaatatttatttatcattgtaAGACGTAAATcaaaagagaaaataaattaa
- the LOC125051305 gene encoding KIF-binding protein-like produces MIVTTDMTAKEIINDFKETYAKVRKLLDDDAPHDPANEPYLSHYKAKDILNKMREALMMTKGSETNLDTVKIDAMLGVVLLNIGIIDMETDDAPASEKVLTEAEALLLPHSSKPEVVSTLINIENHLGLLWSNRDEPEKGKSFLLKAKDFYESFKCTMQMPISIEHIIHVSDSITGDIMLLEKPYTLTLYYLAQVYGSLNENLKSAIYCHVTLRRQLQYNDYDPIDWSLNSATLSQFFAERNGFIQSRHHLAAASTILDQYEARLLADETNDEVLMAKKEQFNHRSADVARCWAKYCIILMSASKNRLMSDPDNLDEAITDLSNLQLEDSENICGVDVKNLIFPDLDVSKHENEIGHKFLLTYQDAREVFLNCQTWLNKAKEYYRSDTLASDYIQLVQDNSEAYSFLAFFEEDDGRRAKMQKRRIDIIEDLLKEINPTYYLHYCQQLWHELGVIYSEILDIKLDSVKKSEGKPTPHLLKKINMLCEKSIENYERFIESFKDKNGILPLRMEEEFVRPVVCAFAYIGRNSMKRIALDKQTQLSHVKKSYESYQAVVDICSKDKNSAKMMSTEYSLCQEMVKILPIKIKKLEAEIVAQS; encoded by the exons atgatcgTAACAACAGACATGACTGCGAAAGAAATAATCAACGATTTTAAAGAGACCTATGCTAAAGTGAGGAAGTTACTTGACGATGATGCACCTCATGATCCAGCTAATGAACCATATTTGTCACATTATAAAGCAAAAgacatcttaaataaaatgcgAGAAGCTCTTATGATGACAAAAGGCTCTGAAACAAATTTGGATACTGTAAAAATTGATGCTATGCTTGGTGTTGTGCTTCTTAACATAGGCATTATCGATATGGAAACTGATGACGCACCAGCAAGTGAAAAAGTATTGACCGAAGCAGAAGCTCTTCTCCTACCACATTCATCAAAGCCAGAAGTAGTATCCACTTTAATTAACATTGAAAATCACCTTGGCTTATTGTGGTCAAATCGGGACGAGCCAGAAAAAGGCAAATCCTTTCTACTTAAAGCaaaagatttttatgaatCTTTTAAATGTACAATGCAAATGCCTATATCTATAGAACATATAATACATGTTAGTGACAGCATAACAGGTGATATTATGTTACTGGAAAAACCTTATACTCTCACTCTTTATTACTTAGCTCAAGTTTACGGCTCTTTAAATGAGAATTTAAAATCTGCTATTTACTGCCATGTAACATTACGTAGGCAGTTGCAATATAATGATTATGATCCAATAGATTGGTCCTTAAACTCTGCTACTTTATCTCAGTTTTTTGCTGAGAGAAATGGTTTTATTCAATCACGACATCATCTTGCTGCTGCATCAACTATATTGGACCAGTATGAGGCTAGGCTACTTGCAGATGAAACCAATGATGAGGTATTGATGGCTAAAAAAGAACAGTTTAATCACAGATCAGCTGATGTGGCAAGATGTTGggcaaaatattgtattatattgatGTCTGCCTCAAAAAATAGACTAATGAGTGACCCTGACAATTTAGATGAGGCAATTACAG ATTTATCGAATCTTCAATTAGAGGACAGTGAAAACATTTGTGGTGTAGATGTAAAGAACCTAATTTTTCCTGATCTGGATGTATCAAAACATGAAAACGAAATCGGCCATAAGTTTCTTCTCACTTACCAAGATGCCAGAGAAGTCTTTCTCAATTGTCAGACATGGCTAAATAAGGCAAAAGAGTATTACAGATCTGATACTCTAGCATCCGATTATATCCAATTGGTTCAAGATAACTCTGAAGCATATTCGTTCCTAGCATTTTTTGAAGAGGATGACGGAAGAAGGGCTAAAATGCAGAAGCGAAGAATAGATATCATAGAAGATTTGCTGAAAGAAATAAATCCTACATATTATCTACATTATTGTCAACAGCTGTGGCATGAACTTGGTGTAATATATTCTGAAATTTTGGACATTAAACTTGattcagtaaaaaaaagtgaGGGTAAACCGACACCTCaccttttgaaaaaaatcaatatgctTTGTGAAAAAAGCATTGAAAACTATGAAAGATTTATTGAATCTTTTAAAGATAAGAATGGAATTTTACCTTTGAGAATGGAAGAGGAATTTGTTAGACCGGTTGTTTGTGCATTTGCATATATTGGAAGAAATAGTATGAAACGCATTGCATTAGACAAACAGACCCAACTAAGTCATGTGAAAAAGAGCTACGAATCGTACCAAGCGGTTGTGGATATTTGttcaaaagataaaaattctGCAAAAATGATGTCTACAGAATACAGTTTATGCCAAGAGATGGTTAAGATATtaccaattaaaattaagaagcTTGAAGCTGAAATAGTTGCACAATCATAA
- the LOC125051307 gene encoding UDP-glycosyltransferase UGT5-like isoform X2, protein MPILLVIFLLISNGDGARILGLFGHTGKSHFKFFEPLLKTLTERGHELTVASYFPLENPPSNYKDVSFKGVAEVGLETFNLELVENQRLHHKIPLIGDILKQIDLLDLFGDLAVNLCEKIINWQPLVESLQRNYDLVIVESFTSDCMLGLLHVFGIKAPIIGLSSSNLLSWTLPRLGLVDNPSYLPCVNTPLSTKMTLIERIQNTVMSIYTNRWFQHYVQQREQDIIEKHYKIDVPLYELSMDMSLVMVNTFYALNGVRNYVPGLVEVGGIHLNKTEIEVPKYMERFLNESEHGVVIFSFGSLIKTATIPKYKEDIITRALSKLKQRVIWKYEDSAEEGTLTGNILRVRWLPQYELLRHKKVVAFLAHGGLLGMTEAVSAGKPMVVVPFFGDQPSNGAAAEAAGLAKVVSYSDLTEEALSAALEKVLSAEMRLQARLLSNIWNDRQTPPLETAVYWVERVIRWGPAAKLHSPARDMPFYQLALLDVAAAFIAFVITIVVIIWFILMRVSRLFVKERKQKLH, encoded by the exons ATGCCCATTTTATTggttattttcttattaataagCAATGGCGACGGTGCCAGGATCTTGGGGCTTTTCGGGCATACTGGTAAAAGCCACTTTAAGTTCTTTGAACCGTTGCTCAAAACGTTAACAGAACGCGGCCATGAATTGACGGTTGCATCGTATTTTCCTCTTGAAAACCCGCCAAGTAATTATAAAGACGTCAGCTTTAAAGGGGTCGCCGAAGTGGGGTTGGAAACATTTAACTTGGAATTGGTAGAAAATCAAAGATTGCATCACAAAATACCTTTAATTGGCGatattttaaagcaaattGACTTATTAGACTTGTTTGGCGATTTGGCTGTTAATCTCTGCGAGAAAATTATCAATTGGCAGCCACTCGTAGAGTCGTTACAAAGAAACTACGACTTGGTGATTGTGGAAAGCTTCACAAGCGACTGTATGCTAGGACTGTTGCATGTGTTTGGAATTAAAGCGCCAATTATTGGTTTGTCTTCGAGCAATTTACTGTCGTGGACTTTGCCTCGTCTCGGGCTTGTCGATAACCCATCATATCTACCGTGTGTGAATACTCCGCTGTCTACGAAGATGACCCTTATAGAGAGAATTCAAAATACGGTTATGAGCATTTACACGAATAGATGGTTCCAGCACTACGTTCAGCAAAGAGAACAGGATATTATAGAGAAGCATTACAAAATAGACGTGCCTTTGTACGAATTATCTATGGACATGTCGTTAGTAATGGTGAACACGTTTTATGCTTTGAACGGTGTTCGAAATTATGTTCCGGGCCTGGTGGAAGTTGGGGGCATTCATCTAAACAAGACCGAGATAGAAGTACCAAAG TATATGGAGAGATTCCTCAACGAATCCGAGCATGGCGTGGTCATATTCAGCTTCGGTTCTCTCATCAAGACCGCAACGATTCctaaatacaaagaagatATAATAACCAGAGCGCTCTCCAAGCTGAAGCAGAGGGTGATTTGGAAGTATGAAGACAGTGCAGAGGAAGGTACCCTTACTGGAAACATTTTGAGAGTGAGGTGGCTGCCTCAGTACGAACTATTAC gtcaCAAAAAGGTAGTGGCATTTTTGGCACATGGAGGCCTTTTGGGTATGACTGAAGCGGTATCAGCTGGTAAACCCATGGTGGTCGTGCCCTTCTTCGGAGACCAACCCTCCAACGGCGCTGCGGCAGAAGCAGCAGGATTGGCTAAAGTTGTCTCTTACTCTGATCTTACTGAAGAAGCGTTAAGTGCTGCCCTTGAGAAGGTCTTAAGTGCTGA AATGCGTTTGCAAGCGCGTCTACTTTCAAATATCTGGAATGACAGACAAACCCCGCCACTCGAGACCGCCGTGTACTGGGTTGAGAGGGTGATTCGTTGGGGTCCAGCTGCGAAACTCCATTCTCCAGCCAGGGATATGCCTTTCTACCAACTTGCCTTGCTCGACGTTGCGGCCGCATTTATCGCTTTTGTTATTACTATTGTTGTTATTATTTGGTTTATTCTTATGAGGGTATCAAGGCTCTTTGTTAAGGAACGGAAGCAGAAGTTACATTAA
- the LOC125051307 gene encoding UDP-glycosyltransferase UGT5-like isoform X3, with the protein MRPIIYYILTVITCLYHVQGARILALFPHPGKSHHMVFEPLFLKLAQRGHQMTVASFFPLENPPVNYTELSFVGLAGLGLEALDMSMYENPPLKYGIPIIGDIIKQLDDPQPVVRSAIMICEKLVGFQPLIEVLKHDYDLVIVENFNSDCMLGLLHVYGIKAPVIALSSCNAFPSSAERLGFVDNPSYVPVITSPWTVSMSYIQRVKNAVLNVYLKRVLQNVQDTEKAIIEKHYGKEVPLYELSKNISLLMLNTFHQLNGVRPLVPGLLEVGGMHLDAEGKKIPQYMERFLNESEHGVVIFSFGSLIKTATIPKYKEDIITRALSKLKQRVIWKYEDSAEEGTLTGNILRVRWLPQYELLRHKKVVAFLAHGGLLGMTEAVSAGKPMVVVPFFGDQPSNGAAAEAAGLAKVVSYSDLTEEALSAALEKVLSAEMRLQARLLSNIWNDRQTPPLETAVYWVERVIRWGPAAKLHSPARDMPFYQLALLDVAAAFIAFVITIVVIIWFILMRVSRLFVKERKQKLH; encoded by the exons ATGCGtcctataatatattatatcttgaCTGTAATTACGTGTCTGTACCATGTTCAAGGAGCTAGAATTCTCGCCCTTTTTCCTCATCCGGGGAAAAGCCACCACATGGTGTTCGAACCTCTTTTCCTAAAATTAGCTCAACGCGGCCATCAAATGACAGTCGCTTCGTTCTTCCCACTTGAAAATCCCCCAGTGAATTATACCGAATTAAGCTTTGTCGGTCTCGCCGGTTTGGGACTAGAAGCTTTAGATATGTCTATGTACGAAAACCCGCCCTTGAAGTACGGCATTCCAATTATTGGAGACATTATTAAACAACTCGATGATCCACAACCGGTGGTCAGAAGCGCTATTATGATTTGTGAAAAATTAGTGGGATTCCAGCCATTAATTGAAGTTTTAAAGCATGACTACGATCTCGTGATCGTAGAGAATTTTAACAGTGACTGTATGCTGGGTCTGTTACACGTGTATGGTATCAAAGCCCCAGTCATAGCGCTCTCATCTTGCAACGCTTTTCCATCGTCTGCAGAACGTTTAGGTTTTGTTGACAATCCATCTTACGTCCCTGTGATAACTTCACCTTGGACTGTATCCATGTCGTATATACAGAGAGTAAAAAACGCAGTTTTGAATGTATATCTTAAGCGCGTCCTGCAAAATGTACAAGACACCGAgaaagcaattattgagaagcATTATGGTAAGGAAGTGCCATTATACGAGCTATCGAAGAATATTAGTTTACTGATGTTGAATACGTTTCACCAATTAAACGGGGTACGCCCCTTGGTACCAGGACTGCTTGAAGTTGGTGGTATGCACCTTGATGCAGAAGGAAAGAAGATTCCACAA TATATGGAGAGATTCCTCAACGAATCCGAGCATGGCGTGGTCATATTCAGCTTCGGTTCTCTCATCAAGACCGCAACGATTCctaaatacaaagaagatATAATAACCAGAGCGCTCTCCAAGCTGAAGCAGAGGGTGATTTGGAAGTATGAAGACAGTGCAGAGGAAGGTACCCTTACTGGAAACATTTTGAGAGTGAGGTGGCTGCCTCAGTACGAACTATTAC gtcaCAAAAAGGTAGTGGCATTTTTGGCACATGGAGGCCTTTTGGGTATGACTGAAGCGGTATCAGCTGGTAAACCCATGGTGGTCGTGCCCTTCTTCGGAGACCAACCCTCCAACGGCGCTGCGGCAGAAGCAGCAGGATTGGCTAAAGTTGTCTCTTACTCTGATCTTACTGAAGAAGCGTTAAGTGCTGCCCTTGAGAAGGTCTTAAGTGCTGA AATGCGTTTGCAAGCGCGTCTACTTTCAAATATCTGGAATGACAGACAAACCCCGCCACTCGAGACCGCCGTGTACTGGGTTGAGAGGGTGATTCGTTGGGGTCCAGCTGCGAAACTCCATTCTCCAGCCAGGGATATGCCTTTCTACCAACTTGCCTTGCTCGACGTTGCGGCCGCATTTATCGCTTTTGTTATTACTATTGTTGTTATTATTTGGTTTATTCTTATGAGGGTATCAAGGCTCTTTGTTAAGGAACGGAAGCAGAAGTTACATTAA
- the LOC125051307 gene encoding UDP-glycosyltransferase UGT5-like isoform X1 has protein sequence MRYNSRGCHVTHSENSVGLFSVGLLALCLPVFYSPLYREERAMRALTIIFAFVALHHVQSAKILGLFPHTGKSHHMVFEPLLKQLAERGHQMTVASFFPLKSPPSNYTDVSFEGIAGIGVETLDMSWFENPSLVFRLPFVGEIFKQFAGFQPLAGMALNVCGKAIDWPPLVEALKGDYDIVIVENFNSDCMLGLLHVYGIKAPIVALSSSNAVPWAAERIGFVDNPAYLPVLSASWATSMTYVERVQNTFMNLFLKYWFHFDVQEKEKSLIEKHYGLKVPLEDLAKNITLLMVNTFHPLNGVRPSLPGLIEVGGMHLDDTRKHIPGYMERFLNESEHGVVIFSFGSLIKTATIPKYKEDIITRALSKLKQRVIWKYEDSAEEGTLTGNILRVRWLPQYELLRHKKVVAFLAHGGLLGMTEAVSAGKPMVVVPFFGDQPSNGAAAEAAGLAKVVSYSDLTEEALSAALEKVLSAEMRLQARLLSNIWNDRQTPPLETAVYWVERVIRWGPAAKLHSPARDMPFYQLALLDVAAAFIAFVITIVVIIWFILMRVSRLFVKERKQKLH, from the exons ATGCGTTATAACAGCCGCGGATGTCATGTAACTCATTCTGAAAATAGTGTCGGACTGTTCAGTGTCGGGCTGCTCGCACTGTGTCTGCCAGTATTTTACTCGCCTCTCTACCGGGAAGAGCGTGCGATGCGTGCACTCACTATAATATTCGCGTTCGTCGCGCTCCATCATGTTCAAAGCGCAAAAATTCTCGGTCTATTTCCACATACGGGGAAGAGCCATCACATGGTTTTTGAACCCCTTCTTAAGCAGCTGGCGGAACGTGGACACCAAATGACAGTCGCGTCATTCTTTCCCTTAAAAAGTCCACCTTCAAATTACACCGATGTCAGTTTTGAAGGTATCGCTGGTATAGGTGTCGAGACATTGGATATGTCATGGTTCGAAAATCCTAGTTTAGTGTTCCGATTGCCGTTTGTGGgtgaaatttttaaacagtttGCCGGTTTTCAACCTCTCGCCGGAATGGCTTTAAACGTCTGCGGGAAGGCTATTGATTGGCCGCCGCTCGTGGAGGCTTTGAAAGGCGACTACGACATCGTGATAGTAGAAAACTTCAACAGTGATTGCATGCTGGGATTGCTACATGTTTATGGAATTAAAGCACCGATTGTTGCATTGTCGTCATCGAATGCAGTGCCGTGGGCTGCAGAGCGTATCGGATTTGTCGATAATCCGGCGTATTTACCTGTGCTTAGTGCAAGTTGGGCAACTTCGATGACTTATGTAGAAAGGGTGCAGAATACGTTTATGAATCTGTTTTTGAAATACTGGTTCCATTTCGATGTTCAAGAGAAGGAGAAGTCGTTAATTGAAAAGCATTATGGTCTGAAAGTGCCTCTGGAAGATTTGgccaaaaatataacattgttgATGGTCAACACGTTTCATCCTCTGAATGGTGTGCGCCCATCTCTCCCGGGACTGATCGAAGTTGGCGGTATGCATCTTGATGATACTAGAAAGCACATACCGGGG TATATGGAGAGATTCCTCAACGAATCCGAGCATGGCGTGGTCATATTCAGCTTCGGTTCTCTCATCAAGACCGCAACGATTCctaaatacaaagaagatATAATAACCAGAGCGCTCTCCAAGCTGAAGCAGAGGGTGATTTGGAAGTATGAAGACAGTGCAGAGGAAGGTACCCTTACTGGAAACATTTTGAGAGTGAGGTGGCTGCCTCAGTACGAACTATTAC gtcaCAAAAAGGTAGTGGCATTTTTGGCACATGGAGGCCTTTTGGGTATGACTGAAGCGGTATCAGCTGGTAAACCCATGGTGGTCGTGCCCTTCTTCGGAGACCAACCCTCCAACGGCGCTGCGGCAGAAGCAGCAGGATTGGCTAAAGTTGTCTCTTACTCTGATCTTACTGAAGAAGCGTTAAGTGCTGCCCTTGAGAAGGTCTTAAGTGCTGA AATGCGTTTGCAAGCGCGTCTACTTTCAAATATCTGGAATGACAGACAAACCCCGCCACTCGAGACCGCCGTGTACTGGGTTGAGAGGGTGATTCGTTGGGGTCCAGCTGCGAAACTCCATTCTCCAGCCAGGGATATGCCTTTCTACCAACTTGCCTTGCTCGACGTTGCGGCCGCATTTATCGCTTTTGTTATTACTATTGTTGTTATTATTTGGTTTATTCTTATGAGGGTATCAAGGCTCTTTGTTAAGGAACGGAAGCAGAAGTTACATTAA